One Psychrobacillus glaciei genomic region harbors:
- a CDS encoding THUMP domain-containing class I SAM-dependent RNA methyltransferase produces MTNFKLVATSAMGLESIVADEVKALGYETTTENGKIYFEGDERAIARANVWLRVADRVKIVAAQFPVKTFDELFERTKAVQWERFLPVDAAFPVQGKSVKSTLFSVPDCQAIVKKAVVERLKLAHKRIGFLDESGATYKLEISILKDIATITIDTSGAGLHKRGYRQDQGEAPLKETLAAALVKISKWNPDRPFVDPFCGSGTIAIEAAMIGQNIAPGFNRDFHSEAWSWMPKTIWENVREEAEALANYDQELQIIGSDIDHKMIQIAEQNAFESGFADILTFKQMQARDFSTTLTDGVMIGNPPYGERIGEIEEIEKLISDLGYAMEKYPSWSVYMLSSMENFEQLYGKRTTKKRKLFNGFIRTDLYQFWGKRS; encoded by the coding sequence ATGACAAATTTCAAATTAGTAGCAACTTCAGCAATGGGCTTAGAATCAATCGTTGCAGATGAAGTGAAAGCATTAGGATACGAAACAACAACAGAAAATGGGAAAATCTATTTTGAAGGTGATGAAAGAGCAATAGCTAGAGCGAATGTGTGGTTACGAGTTGCAGATCGCGTCAAAATAGTTGCGGCTCAGTTTCCTGTTAAAACTTTTGACGAACTGTTTGAACGAACAAAAGCAGTGCAGTGGGAAAGATTTTTACCTGTAGATGCAGCTTTTCCTGTCCAAGGTAAATCTGTCAAATCTACATTATTTAGTGTTCCAGATTGCCAAGCAATTGTAAAAAAAGCTGTAGTAGAACGACTGAAATTAGCGCATAAGCGTATTGGTTTCTTGGATGAATCAGGTGCTACTTACAAACTTGAAATTAGTATATTAAAAGATATTGCTACTATCACAATCGACACAAGTGGGGCAGGTCTCCATAAACGTGGATATCGTCAAGATCAAGGGGAAGCGCCTTTAAAAGAAACACTCGCTGCCGCTCTTGTAAAAATATCTAAATGGAATCCAGATCGTCCTTTTGTAGACCCTTTTTGCGGTTCTGGTACAATCGCTATTGAAGCTGCCATGATTGGGCAAAATATTGCACCTGGTTTTAATCGAGACTTCCATAGTGAAGCGTGGTCATGGATGCCAAAGACTATATGGGAAAACGTAAGAGAAGAAGCGGAAGCCCTTGCTAACTATGATCAAGAACTACAAATTATTGGTTCAGATATTGATCATAAAATGATTCAAATTGCGGAACAAAATGCTTTTGAATCAGGGTTTGCTGATATCCTTACATTTAAACAAATGCAAGCACGGGATTTTTCTACGACTTTAACGGATGGTGTCATGATTGGTAATCCGCCATATGGAGAACGAATTGGAGAAATTGAGGAGATTGAAAAACTGATAAGTGATCTTGGATATGCGATGGAAAAATATCCTTCATGGTCTGTTTATATGTTGTCTTCGATGGAAAATTTCGAACAATTATATGGTAAAAGAACAACGAAAAAACGAAAACTATTTAATGGATTTATTCGAACTGATTTATATCAATTTTGGGGTAAGCGTTCTTAA